Proteins from a single region of Candidatus Omnitrophota bacterium:
- a CDS encoding MCE family protein produces MIFGKTKLEMKVGIFVFLGIVILSVFVLSLGGFRTWTSGYEVSFIFNFVNGIKVGAPVRFAGVDVGEVKNITFVAPNNPTDPIKTNIRCWVNKNIKIPMDSTIWVNTLGLLGEKYLEIMPGKDYANTLAKGASLDGEDPLPMHEVVKLANNIATNLDESIAKINHGQGTVGKLLYDDAIYKEIEALSMDLRRNPWKLFWKTKEKPLK; encoded by the coding sequence ATGATATTCGGAAAAACAAAATTAGAAATGAAAGTCGGTATTTTCGTTTTTCTGGGAATAGTTATTTTATCTGTGTTTGTCCTGTCCCTTGGTGGCTTCAGGACATGGACTTCTGGTTATGAGGTAAGTTTTATATTTAATTTTGTAAACGGTATCAAGGTAGGGGCACCGGTCAGGTTTGCCGGAGTTGATGTCGGCGAGGTAAAAAATATTACTTTCGTGGCGCCAAATAACCCAACAGATCCGATAAAGACAAATATCCGTTGCTGGGTTAATAAAAATATTAAAATTCCGATGGATTCTACGATCTGGGTTAATACTCTCGGTTTACTGGGTGAGAAATACCTGGAGATAATGCCGGGTAAAGATTATGCCAATACCTTAGCCAAAGGTGCATCTCTTGACGGAGAGGATCCCTTACCTATGCATGAGGTCGTAAAATTAGCAAATAATATAGCTACTAATCTTGATGAAAGCATAGCCAAGATTAATCACGGTCAAGGCACCGTAGGTAAGCTTCTGTATGATGATGCGATATATAAAGAGATAGAGGCTCTATCTATGGATTTAAGACGCAACCCCTGGAAATTATTCTGGAAGACAAAGGAAAAGCCTTTGAAATGA
- the radA gene encoding DNA repair protein RadA yields MKTKVVFSCQNCGYQSPKWLGKCPDCNSWNSFAEENYSDPAVKSKDRANFHKEQPVLLKDVVIDEKQRFKTGIAEFDRVLGGGVVPGSVTLIGGDPGIGKSTISLQVSNQLSKQDQTVLYVSGEESIQQTKLRSKRLGSLDSNNLFIVNQTDLSIIIEFAKKLKPDILIIDSIQVIFDSSIGSSAGSVTQVRECAGMLTQFAKSSQTSVFIIGHVTKEGAIAGPRVLEHIVDTVLYFEGDRFSAYRILRAVKNRFGSTNEIGVFEMSPEGLMQVKNPSEIFLSERSKDSSGSVVSAVLEGSRPLLVEIQALVSKSSFGYARRRSQGFDFNRLSLLIAVLEKRIGFHLELEDIFVNIAGGIKVEDPACDLAVVSAVASAFRDVKLMQDTVIFGEVGLAGEIRSVSQIMLRINEACKLGFSRCIIPKNNSKNIDSKKSGIEIMPVATLREALDIILKK; encoded by the coding sequence ATGAAAACAAAAGTTGTTTTTAGCTGTCAAAATTGCGGTTATCAGTCTCCAAAGTGGTTAGGGAAGTGCCCTGATTGTAATAGTTGGAATTCATTCGCCGAAGAAAATTATTCTGACCCTGCTGTAAAGTCAAAAGATAGGGCCAATTTTCACAAAGAACAGCCCGTCCTTCTGAAAGACGTGGTGATAGATGAAAAGCAGCGGTTTAAAACCGGTATCGCTGAATTTGACAGAGTTTTAGGGGGAGGGGTAGTCCCCGGTTCGGTTACGCTGATAGGCGGTGATCCTGGCATCGGTAAATCCACGATATCCTTGCAGGTATCTAACCAGTTATCCAAGCAGGACCAGACAGTGCTTTATGTAAGCGGTGAAGAGTCCATCCAGCAGACCAAGCTCAGGTCTAAGCGCCTGGGTTCTTTAGACAGCAATAATCTTTTTATTGTTAATCAGACCGACCTTTCTATAATAATTGAGTTTGCTAAAAAACTTAAACCGGATATCTTAATAATTGATTCAATCCAGGTGATATTTGATTCATCAATCGGTTCTTCTGCCGGAAGCGTGACGCAAGTCCGTGAATGCGCCGGTATGCTTACGCAATTTGCAAAAAGTTCCCAAACCTCGGTCTTTATTATAGGCCATGTTACAAAAGAGGGCGCTATCGCCGGCCCCAGGGTATTGGAACATATAGTTGATACCGTGCTTTATTTTGAAGGCGACCGTTTTTCTGCTTACAGGATATTGCGCGCGGTCAAGAACCGGTTCGGCTCAACCAATGAAATCGGTGTATTTGAAATGAGCCCTGAAGGGTTGATGCAGGTCAAGAATCCTTCGGAAATATTTTTATCCGAAAGATCAAAAGATTCTTCCGGTTCGGTAGTGTCTGCGGTGTTAGAAGGGAGCAGGCCGCTTTTGGTTGAAATACAGGCATTGGTAAGCAAATCCAGCTTTGGATATGCGCGAAGGCGCAGCCAGGGTTTTGATTTTAACCGCCTGAGCCTTTTAATCGCAGTCCTTGAGAAGCGTATCGGCTTCCATCTTGAATTAGAGGATATATTCGTCAATATAGCCGGAGGCATAAAAGTTGAAGACCCGGCTTGCGACTTGGCTGTGGTTTCAGCCGTTGCCTCTGCCTTTCGTGATGTTAAGCTTATGCAAGACACGGTCATATTTGGAGAAGTGGGTTTGGCAGGCGAGATAAGGAGCGTATCGCAGATCATGCTTCGGATAAACGAAGCATGCAAACTCGGGTTTAGCAGGTGTATTATACCAAAGAACAATAGTAAGAACATTGATTCTAAAAAAAGCGGCATTGAGATTATGCCCGTTGCCACTCTTAGGGAAGCATTGGATATTATTTTAAAAAAATAA
- a CDS encoding PIN domain nuclease, giving the protein MNLLLTRILFAVASTIIGYQTLETLGFGFIGAGVGFLASVVIIFLEIGMRKVSMRGLSSSVFGLILGLIMAKLVTDAFSLAQLSGASLSIIRVTLTLVFCYLGMVIGLRGKDEFNIIIPYVRLRRQDQSEGVTLIDTSAIIDGRIIDIYKTSFLESKMVIPKFVLRELQQIADSTDPVKRQRGRRGLEILHTLQKESGSAIAIHEEEFPETKEVDAKLVKLAKLLEGKIMTVDFNLNRIASLQGIKILNINELANALKPVVFPGEHMNIKLLKEGKEHNQAVGYLEDGTMVVVEDARRMLGQEVKVIVTSVLQTQAGKMIFTKIDNSNHR; this is encoded by the coding sequence ATGAACCTATTATTAACAAGGATTTTATTTGCTGTAGCCAGCACAATTATCGGCTATCAGACTTTGGAGACTTTAGGTTTTGGGTTTATTGGCGCAGGCGTGGGTTTCTTAGCCAGTGTCGTTATTATATTCCTGGAAATAGGTATGCGTAAGGTGTCGATGAGAGGGCTTTCAAGTTCTGTTTTTGGCCTGATACTTGGCCTTATCATGGCAAAACTTGTAACAGACGCTTTTAGCCTGGCTCAGCTTTCTGGTGCGAGCCTTTCAATAATAAGGGTTACTCTTACCCTTGTATTTTGTTATCTGGGGATGGTTATAGGTTTACGCGGCAAGGATGAATTTAACATAATAATACCATATGTAAGGCTGCGCAGGCAGGACCAGTCCGAAGGCGTTACATTGATTGATACCAGCGCAATCATCGACGGCAGGATTATAGATATCTATAAGACCAGTTTTTTGGAGAGCAAAATGGTCATTCCTAAATTTGTTTTACGCGAGCTTCAACAGATAGCTGATTCTACTGACCCGGTAAAGCGCCAGAGGGGCAGGCGCGGCTTGGAGATACTGCATACTTTGCAGAAGGAATCAGGCTCAGCTATAGCTATCCACGAAGAAGAATTCCCGGAAACAAAAGAAGTTGATGCAAAGCTTGTAAAGCTGGCCAAGCTTCTTGAAGGCAAAATAATGACCGTAGATTTTAACTTAAACCGTATAGCCAGCCTTCAGGGTATTAAAATATTGAATATTAATGAACTCGCTAATGCCCTTAAGCCGGTAGTATTCCCCGGAGAGCATATGAATATCAAATTGCTCAAAGAAGGCAAGGAGCATAACCAGGCTGTAGGCTACCTTGAAGACGGGACTATGGTAGTGGTTGAAGATGCCAGGCGTATGCTTGGGCAGGAGGTAAAGGTTATAGTCACATCTGTGTTGCAGACTCAGGCTGGAAAGATGATTTTTACAAAAATAGATAACAGTAATCATAGATAG
- the ispD gene encoding 2-C-methyl-D-erythritol 4-phosphate cytidylyltransferase, giving the protein MFTSAIVLAAGMGVRFKSSTSKALAKIAKTPIITFSLRSLNSHPLINDIIVVCNSSNRQAILKEVSRLSLDKVTKVILGGKLRQDSVYCGLEALDNNTDLVLIHDGVRPFIDAGHVTELIKKAYKSGAAISAVPVKATIKHSDNRLIVKKTLDRSKLWEVHTPQVFKRELILKAYSRFGKEKVTDDSSLIEKLGVKVSIIPGVYSNIKITTPEDIAIGQAILDSVK; this is encoded by the coding sequence ATGTTTACATCAGCTATTGTTTTGGCAGCAGGGATGGGAGTGAGGTTTAAATCCTCAACTTCTAAAGCCTTAGCCAAGATTGCCAAAACGCCGATAATCACTTTCTCTCTGCGGAGTTTAAACAGCCACCCTTTGATAAATGATATCATAGTTGTCTGCAACTCATCTAACAGACAGGCAATACTAAAAGAAGTCTCCAGGCTTTCTTTGGATAAAGTAACAAAAGTCATATTAGGCGGCAAGCTAAGGCAGGATTCTGTCTATTGCGGGTTGGAGGCGCTTGATAATAATACCGATCTTGTTTTGATACATGACGGGGTAAGGCCTTTTATTGATGCAGGCCATGTTACAGAATTAATAAAGAAAGCTTACAAGTCCGGAGCTGCAATAAGTGCAGTGCCTGTTAAAGCGACAATTAAGCATTCGGATAACAGGCTCATTGTTAAAAAGACATTGGATAGAAGCAAATTATGGGAGGTACATACTCCACAGGTTTTTAAGAGAGAGCTGATACTTAAGGCTTATTCCAGGTTCGGGAAAGAAAAAGTCACGGATGACTCCAGCCTTATTGAAAAGTTAGGGGTAAAAGTAAGCATAATCCCGGGAGTTTATTCAAATATAAAGATTACCACACCCGAAGATATAGCAATAGGCCAGGCTATATTAGATTCGGTAAAATAG
- a CDS encoding 2-C-methyl-D-erythritol 2,4-cyclodiphosphate synthase translates to MDYRIGLGYDIHRLVRARPLFIGGLRIKFYKGLLGHSDADVLLHAICDSILGASSSPDIGELFPDTSPKYKDACSVSLLKAASRLVKAKGYRINNIDAVVVLERPRISPYKKKIIKNIAKILGMDYRRVNLKGKTNEGLGAIGQKNAIASYAVAVLVKKGDR, encoded by the coding sequence ATGGATTATCGCATCGGTTTAGGTTATGACATCCACCGTTTAGTCAGGGCAAGGCCCTTATTCATAGGGGGCTTGAGGATCAAGTTTTATAAAGGGCTGCTTGGGCACTCTGATGCTGATGTGCTTTTGCATGCGATATGCGATTCTATTCTGGGGGCGTCATCCAGCCCGGATATCGGAGAACTTTTCCCTGATACGAGTCCCAAATATAAGGATGCTTGCAGCGTTAGCTTGCTTAAGGCAGCCTCAAGGCTGGTGAAGGCAAAGGGTTATAGAATCAATAATATTGATGCGGTAGTGGTATTAGAAAGGCCAAGAATTTCTCCTTATAAGAAAAAAATAATAAAGAATATCGCTAAAATCCTTGGTATGGATTACCGGAGAGTAAATCTTAAAGGAAAGACCAATGAAGGCTTGGGGGCGATAGGCCAAAAGAATGCTATTGCCTCATATGCCGTTGCCGTTTTAGTAAAAAAGGGGGATAGATAA
- the cysE gene encoding serine O-acetyltransferase → MDQVLFIIGILLILIVIKIIIISIIFSNEIKSARLRDPASKSYLEVVMLYQGLHALIYYRIAHLLYKMGLFFLARMLSQFARFLTGIEIHPGARIGKGLFIDHGMGVVIGETAVVGDNVLLYQGVTLGGTGIEKGKRHPTIGNNVVIGGGAKVLGNIMVGDNSYIGANAVVIKDVPANSTVVGVPGRITKQEGKKIDISLDHIHILDPIMQNIEDLEKRIERLEKK, encoded by the coding sequence ATGGACCAGGTACTATTTATCATCGGAATATTACTTATATTGATAGTTATTAAAATTATTATCATTTCAATAATTTTTTCAAATGAAATAAAGTCTGCCCGTCTCAGGGATCCGGCTTCTAAGAGCTACCTTGAAGTAGTCATGCTTTATCAGGGGCTGCATGCGTTGATCTATTACCGCATAGCGCACTTGTTATATAAGATGGGATTGTTCTTTTTGGCCAGGATGCTAAGCCAGTTTGCCAGATTCTTGACAGGCATCGAGATACATCCCGGAGCAAGGATAGGCAAGGGGCTCTTCATTGACCATGGCATGGGTGTAGTAATAGGCGAAACTGCGGTTGTCGGAGACAACGTCCTGCTTTACCAGGGAGTTACGCTTGGCGGGACAGGCATCGAAAAAGGAAAGCGCCATCCAACCATAGGTAACAACGTTGTTATCGGTGGCGGGGCAAAGGTCTTGGGCAATATTATGGTCGGAGATAACTCTTATATCGGGGCAAACGCCGTTGTTATAAAAGATGTCCCTGCAAATTCTACGGTTGTAGGTGTACCGGGGCGTATCACCAAACAGGAAGGCAAGAAAATAGACATAAGCTTAGACCATATACATATCCTTGACCCAATCATGCAGAATATTGAAGACTTAGAGAAGAGGATAGAGAGGTTGGAGAAAAAATAG
- a CDS encoding cysteine--tRNA ligase encodes MSDLYIYNTLTRNKEEFKPVNPKQVNMYICGPTVYDEPHIGHARSAYVFDVIRRYFVYKGYKVKFVRNVTDVDDKIIDKARNEYEGKNINIAVKEVSDKYLASYHQALKDLGIPFEKPHILEPRASEYIEKMVKFIEQLISKGVAYQSGADVYFDITKASNYGKLSHQAIDKMEAGARVAVGENKRNPLDFALWKSAKENEPYWPSPWGNGRPGWHIECSVMSSDILGGEFDIHGGGIDLIFPHHENEIAQSEGLGNKFARYWIHHELLTINGQKMAKSLGNFITVSDVLSKYHQDVLKLFFLHAHYSSPIDYSDQKLKEITKNYKTFVYLLRKYKEYSSDQSNNDVSEDNFDIVKELKNDFFKAMDDNFNTPLALSALNRAQSSAYSLTVNWQIKNNWPKFKCLVESINNLLNSIFGIFPADANPESDDRLSTDSGILEILDFDLANQKRIMREQLKREKKYKEADKIREELEKRGYILLDKKDGTSELRRK; translated from the coding sequence ATGTCAGACCTATATATTTATAATACGCTTACCAGGAATAAAGAGGAGTTTAAGCCTGTCAATCCGAAGCAAGTAAACATGTATATTTGCGGGCCGACGGTTTACGATGAGCCGCATATAGGTCATGCACGCAGTGCATATGTCTTTGATGTGATTAGAAGGTACTTCGTTTATAAGGGCTATAAGGTTAAATTCGTAAGAAATGTTACTGATGTAGATGATAAGATTATTGATAAAGCAAGGAATGAATATGAAGGCAAAAATATAAATATAGCCGTAAAAGAAGTTTCCGATAAATATCTTGCTTCTTATCACCAGGCCCTAAAAGATCTAGGGATACCTTTTGAGAAACCGCACATATTGGAACCGCGGGCAAGTGAGTATATTGAAAAAATGGTAAAATTTATTGAACAGCTTATAAGCAAAGGCGTGGCTTATCAATCGGGAGCGGATGTTTATTTTGATATTACCAAGGCAAGCAATTATGGCAAACTGTCGCATCAAGCCATAGATAAAATGGAAGCAGGCGCTAGAGTCGCGGTGGGTGAAAACAAACGCAATCCACTTGATTTTGCTTTATGGAAATCAGCAAAAGAAAATGAACCTTATTGGCCGAGCCCGTGGGGTAACGGCAGGCCGGGATGGCATATTGAATGCTCTGTAATGAGTTCGGATATCCTTGGCGGAGAATTCGATATTCACGGCGGAGGCATAGACTTAATATTCCCGCATCATGAGAATGAAATTGCTCAATCAGAAGGCTTAGGTAATAAATTCGCAAGATACTGGATACACCATGAGCTCCTGACTATTAATGGACAAAAAATGGCTAAGTCTTTGGGCAATTTCATTACGGTTTCAGATGTTTTGTCTAAATATCACCAAGATGTATTAAAATTATTTTTTTTACATGCACACTACTCGAGCCCAATTGATTATTCTGATCAAAAATTAAAAGAAATAACAAAGAACTATAAGACCTTTGTTTATTTATTGCGTAAATACAAAGAATATTCTTCAGATCAATCCAATAATGATGTCTCTGAAGATAATTTTGATATAGTAAAAGAATTGAAGAATGATTTTTTTAAAGCTATGGATGACAATTTTAACACACCGCTGGCTTTATCAGCTTTAAATCGGGCACAATCTAGTGCATATTCGCTTACTGTAAATTGGCAAATCAAAAATAATTGGCCTAAATTTAAATGTCTGGTTGAATCAATTAACAATCTTCTTAACTCCATTTTTGGCATATTTCCCGCCGATGCAAATCCTGAATCTGATGATCGCTTGAGTACGGATTCAGGAATACTCGAGATTTTAGATTTTGACCTTGCTAATCAAAAAAGAATTATGCGCGAGCAGTTAAAAAGAGAAAAAAAATACAAAGAGGCTGATAAAATAAGAGAAGAGCTAGAAAAGAGAGGCTATATCTTATTAGATAAGAAGGATGGGACATCTGAATTAAGAAGAAAATGA
- a CDS encoding dTMP kinase, which translates to MRKGKFITFEGSEGCGKSTQSNLLYRYLKKRGFRVIALREPGATKISEKIRKILLDCRNKAMSKECEMLLYMAARAQIVEELIKPALAKGYVVICDRFLDSTLAYQGYGLGIDIRLIDKVGSFVTQRIKPDLTIFLDLAVKKGLKHRECIEDRIEMRALSYHARVRKGYLSLARIEPSRIKVVKVEQDKYSTQAKIRFLADKVLGK; encoded by the coding sequence ATGAGAAAAGGAAAGTTTATTACATTTGAAGGCTCGGAGGGGTGCGGTAAGAGTACGCAGTCAAACCTACTTTATCGGTATCTGAAGAAGCGAGGTTTTAGAGTTATTGCTTTACGTGAGCCTGGCGCAACTAAGATTAGCGAAAAGATCAGGAAAATACTTCTGGATTGCAGGAACAAAGCAATGTCTAAAGAGTGTGAGATGCTGCTTTATATGGCAGCGCGCGCCCAAATAGTAGAAGAACTTATCAAGCCTGCTTTAGCAAAAGGGTATGTAGTCATCTGTGACAGATTTCTTGATTCTACGCTGGCATACCAGGGGTATGGTTTAGGTATCGATATCAGATTGATTGATAAGGTAGGCAGCTTTGTCACCCAGAGGATCAAGCCGGACCTCACTATATTTCTTGATCTGGCAGTTAAAAAAGGACTAAAGCACAGGGAGTGTATTGAAGACCGCATTGAAATGCGCGCTCTATCATACCATGCAAGAGTAAGAAAAGGATATCTATCTTTGGCCCGTATTGAGCCGTCAAGAATTAAAGTGGTAAAAGTTGAGCAGGATAAATATTCAACGCAAGCAAAGATAC